DNA from Bradyrhizobium diazoefficiens USDA 110:
GATCGACAGCCTGTCGAAGAAGGTCGCACCGGGCCTTGCGCTCGGCATCCTCGTCACCCCGCCGCGTCTGCGCGAGAGCGTGATGAGCGCGGTTCGCACCGGCGGCTGGATCGCCTCCGGCCATGCGCTCGCATCGGGGCAGCGGCTGATGGCCGACGGCACCGTCGCCGAGCTGACGCGCCTGAAGCGCATCGACGCCGCGCGCCGCCAGCAGACCGCGGCCAGGCTGCTGGCCGGCTACCAGTTCGCCGCCGACCCGCGCTCCTATCATCTCTGGCTCACGCTGCCGTCGCACTGGCGTTCGCAGACCTTCGTTGCCGCAGCCGCCAGGCGCGGCATCGCGCTGACGCCGTCCTCGACTTTTGCAATCGCGCATGGTCACGCGCCGAATGCGGTGCGTCTCGCGCTCGCCCCGCCCACGTTCGAGCAGCTAGATTCAGGCCTGCGCACGCTCGTCTCGCTGCTCGGCACCAAGGAAGAGGACTTTGACTCGACGGAGTAACCTGAGCGTTTTCGAGCGAAGTGGATACCGGTTCGCGTAAAGAAAACGCGTCAAAACTAGAATCTTGCCCGTCAGCCCTCCGGCCATTCCGCGATAAAGCCCCTCGCCTTGTACGGCTCGATCTTGTCCCATTCATGCAGGACGCGACGGCGAAATTCGACATCGGTGTGCCAGAGCGCGCGCGGCGTCGCAAAGCTGTCGACGGTGAGCAGCATCTTCTCGACCTCGGGCCAGTGCCGGTGCAGCGTCATCGGGTAGCGACGCGCGGTCCAGGTGTTGCCGAGGCAGATCACGCTGCGGATATTTTGCAGCCCAAGCGCCGCGTCGATGACCGGCAGCGAGACGATCACGTTCTCGCCGGTATTCGTCGCGCCATGTTCCTCGAGGATCCGGTCCGCCGGAATGCCCGCCGCGACCATCGCCGCCTTGATGATGGTGCACTCGGATTGCTCCGAGCCCGGCGTCACGCCGCCGCTGACAATCGACCAGCGGAACAAGCCCTCGCGCCACAGCCTTGCGGCGGTGTCGGCGCGGAGTGCGGTGTCCTCGCGGGTGCCGAACATGAACAAGAGGTCGGCCGGCCGGAGCGGCGTGTCGATCAGATGCGTGCGGTTGATCCTGGCGATCTCATCCGCCGCAGGCCGGCGCGTGCTGCAATCCATCGCTGACATGGCAGCACGATGCGACACCGGCACCGGGGCGCGAAGTCACGTTTGATTGCGGCCGATTGCAGCTAAGGCAACAAGGCCTTCGGCACGCGATCGAAGCTGTAGCTCTGCGGCTGGTTGCGCCGCACGAAGCCGCCGACCTGCCAGGCGAACAGCGCGGCAAAGCCGAGGATGAACAACGCGCCGGCGAAGGCGTCGATCATGAGCGCGCGGATCAG
Protein-coding regions in this window:
- a CDS encoding YdcF family protein, translated to MSAMDCSTRRPAADEIARINRTHLIDTPLRPADLLFMFGTREDTALRADTAARLWREGLFRWSIVSGGVTPGSEQSECTIIKAAMVAAGIPADRILEEHGATNTGENVIVSLPVIDAALGLQNIRSVICLGNTWTARRYPMTLHRHWPEVEKMLLTVDSFATPRALWHTDVEFRRRVLHEWDKIEPYKARGFIAEWPEG